In Brachypodium distachyon strain Bd21 chromosome 5, Brachypodium_distachyon_v3.0, whole genome shotgun sequence, the genomic window GTTAACAGAGATGCCAATAGAGCCTTGTCCTTAATCCTACTGATTTCCTTGccatatattttttatcaGTTTCCTGTTAATATTTGCTGCTTGTGCTGTGCCCACTATATTCTCGTGTGATTAAAAGTAAGAGAGTAACATTTACATTCTCTTGGTCAGATTGATATGATTTGTGATGTGTATTATCTTGATCCCAGAGTAGAATCATTCATAACTGTTGTATCAAAgttgtcaaatttcttaaaatttgatcaaatttataaaataatAGTAACACTTACAATATTAATTAAGTGTACTGTgaagatatatgtaatatcaTACATCAtattaataaaactaattagAGTTGTAAATGTTTAtcactttttaaaaaattgggGCCATTTTttgaaagtttgacttagaacaagcCTAAAACAacttatatttagaaatggagggagtagaatttaTAGCCAATTTAAATATTTCGTTTCATTCATAAATGAATTAAATTTATTTGAATCATGTTTGAtatcatcaatatcaaaatgtgattagttttttttagaggaatgTGATTAGTTCAGGGTGTCTTACACGGCCTAGAGGGTATCCAAGCCCAGTCAACCCTACTGGGCCGGAGAAGGCGATTCTGAGTAGCCCACCGCCCCCACAATATTTGCTCCGCCTCTCGTtctctctcccctctctctgtctctctctctagagCCTCTTCCGTCCGTGGCGACCGAGCTAACCCTAACCGAGATTAGACTGCCATCCCCAATCTCCGGGAGGAGAACGACGAAGGCGACGAGATGCTGAGGGTTGCGGGGAGGAGGCTCTCGTCTTCCCTCTCCTGGCGccccgccgcggcagccggaGCCAGGGGGGCACtcgctggcgccggcggctccgGGAGAGATGACGATGGCTCGGCGCGCCAGCCTCGGTTCGCCATCGAgtcccccttcttctccgccgcGAGAGGTATCTGTGGTCTCGCCTTCGCCCTACTCGTCTTCCATCTCTCTGATCCGTCCCGCAGCCGTAGATTTTGGGAATCGGGGTCGTCTGGTTTTGGAAGTATCGCTCGATCCGTCATGCTAGATTGATCTCGTGGGTGCTGGTATTTTCTCTAATTAAAATTCATACATGCACCATTCGATCTCCGTCCCTAGCTGCTGACTTGCTTGCTATGACGGTTGGGTGATCATTATTAGCATGGATCGGACCTGTAGATTGCCTAGTTTTGTTGGAGCTTAGCGATTAGCAACGAATTTACTGGACCTGTGAATGTCCATTTGTACCACTATATGCTCCAGTTATTGTGCACATTGCTGTTTTGGGGAATCCACAAGTTCAGATGTGCCGCAATTTATCTACAACAACGTTATATACCCAATACCTTAGAACGAATGCACATGGTGCTGTTACCTGGTCAGGTGATGATGAAATGAATTGCAGACAACACAATTCTTTGTTACAGCATAAATTGCAGCATGTGGGTAGAGCGACGGACACGTCAATGTGCTGGTAAACTACAATTTAGTTTAGATATTTGTACTGTAGTTGCTGGTGAAGCTGATGATAAAAAAGAATCTTATGCTTGCTTGTGGATCCAAAGTCTGGGCAGCATATGCTCAGTGAGAATGGCATTGCAGCACTGAGTTATATTAAGATTGTTGTCCTTGCTATTTATTACAGGATAAGTGTCATTGATTATTCAGTTGTTTAGCCTGTGCCATGAAACTCTTGACATGGTTAAGAATTTCTATTATTGCTGACTGCTGCTAGTGAAATTCTTGATATGGTTAAGAATTCCTATCATTGCCAACTGCTGCTAGTTAGTTAACTGTTTGTTGGTGCTTCAGACTGAAAAACTATTCTCATGCAGGTTTTTCTTCGACTGAAACACTCGTTCTACAGAACCAAGATGCTGGTTTGGCTGAACTACCAGCAACTGTGGCTGCACTGAAGAACCCTAACTCAAAAGTGCTTTATGACCAGTACAACCATGAGAGATATCCTCCTGGGGATCCCAGCAAGCGTGCTTTTGCCTACTTTGTTCTGAGTGGTGGGAGATTTGTATATGCATCACTGCTGCGTCTCCTTGTCTTGAAGTTTGTCCTGAGTATGTCGGCAAGTAAGGATGTGCTTGCCCTTGCTTCCCTTGAGGTTGATCTATCCAGCATCGAACCTGGCACCACGGTGACTGTGAAGTGGCGTGGAAAGCCAGTCTTCATCAGGCGACGAACGGATGACGACATTAAACTGGCCAACAGTGTGGATGTTGCATCCCTACGCCACCCGCAGCAGGATGCAGAGCGTGTGAAGAACCCAGAGTGGCTGGTGGTTATCGGTGTCTGCACACACCTTGGTTGCATTCCCCTCCCCAACTCTGGAGACTTCGGTGGCTGGTTCTGCCCATGCCACGGTTCGCACTACGACATCTCTGGCAGAATCCGCAAGGGCCCTGCCCCGTTCAACCTGGAGGTTCCTACATACAGTTTCTTGGAGGAGAACAAGCTGCTGATAGGCTAAGAGCCTAATACTAGTACCTACCAAAACACATGTTCTCCACAGGGGTGAATCCCTGTTGCGctgttattttgttttcgatGTGGCTAGAAGTTTTACTTAACGACTATTGTCACAGTGAAGATCCTGTTGTCTACCAAAGTGCATTTTGCAGtgcaaaaataattatttctacTATGTTGCTACTGAAATGTATGTTTTTGAAACTGATATTCTGGGACACTATAGGAAGGATACCTGAGTGCCTTTTCTGGACCTTCCTCCTTTTAGTGATGAATAAGCAGACATAATATTCTTCCGTTCTTCCTTCTTATTCTAATAATGATGCTTCTTCACACGGGGGCCCTGGCAGCGAAACCAGGTTGTGTTGTCCACGCATTTGCATCTTACAGAGTCTGTTGGCACTTACTAGCAGTCTGTGCATTTCAGAAAAGATGAAAACCGACTATTACTCAGAAATACAGCTAAGGTACAGCTAGACAGAGATCGCGATGGCCCATGCAATCGAATTGTCTCAAGTCAAATGCAATGTGCGACACATAATTTGATCTTAGTCGAGTTATCTTGAAGTAAAATGCAATTTATAACACGAAATTTGACCTTTGCTGTACGAAAATAGTGGAATTTATTTTCTATCCGCGCAACACTGGGTAATTAGACTGATGAACCTGACCTTTGGCTTACTGTTTGTTCGAAAGAAAATATCACGTTGCGAATAaaaatactttctccgtttctaaatatagcACATTCTATctttccaacttcttaaatgtTGACCTAATTAAACTTTTTAAATGTTGACCAATTTTCTATCTTGTTTGGAAGCTTTATTTGTTCTGGTATGATTTAGAGTAGCTCGCTGTCACGCTGACAACGACGATTTTCTGTTATGCGGCGACTGAAGGATGATCATTTGGCTATTAATTAATTTCTTACAGCGTGATAACAACCCTGGGTTGTCAATCGCGAAAAGAAAACCGTGGTTAGTCTCATCTGAAGGAAAGTGCTTTTTAAGCTTACTGTGGACTTTTAGCTGGAGACTGGACCCATTCTCTCTCCTCTATCCAATCTCCATCTGTCCTAACAAAATCTTCTTTGCTTCTTTCCTTCGTTTTGCCTCCCAATCTCCCCTTTATCGAATTCCCAAATCCAGTCTCCTCGTTAATTAAGCTCGCCTCTGTGAGGCGGAGAGACCGGAGAAGGTGGTGCCGTCCGGCGTCCGCGATGGGATCAAGTACGGGATGGCTCCCCGTGGCCCTCCTCCTGGCGGCAGTGGCCCTCTCATCCGTCCTCTCGCcaccagctgccgccgccgcggaggccgACGGCGCCGACCACGCAGTTCAGCAGCACAGCGAACGCATCTCAGGTCCTAGTCTTATCTCCAAATTCCTTCGTTCTTACTTCTGCTCCCAAAAGTTAGATATTTTCAGTTGTTAAGAACCTAGGATATCGTCCCACATGTTCCTCCTGTCGACGCTCTTAAGCTGTGCGGTAGTATGATTGCTAATTTGGTTCTGATCGATGAAGATTATTGGTCTAGGCTGTTGCTTGGAGTTGTGGACTAGGTAATCTTTCAGGACTGTTGAATCCAGATTGTTCagttgaatttttttctttcttttctgccTTTCGTTTTGGATATCGGTAtctcttaaaaaaatattgttgcGGGATGCTTTCACTTGTCAGGTTTACAGTTGCAAGATTAAAAATTGTAGGTTTCATGGTTGTAGGGTTTGTATTGAGATGCTTCTTTTTAGGGACTACGGCTGGCCAAGGGCAGCCTGCGCCATTTCATTAAATCAAAAGCAACTGTTATTTACAATTGAGAtgcaagccaaacaaaaatacagaTAAGTGATTTCAACACCTTTGCTAAATGGGAGAGCATAACACCCCAatcaaaaaattgtgttgGGGTGCTATTCCCCATTTCCTTTTCCAGAATGTCTTGCTTGTAGTTCATTCATTGTTTCCAAGATGATGTTTGTGCTGTTGTATACCAGTATTATCGTGATTTTGGGTTAGTGTATCATGGATCAAATCTAATTTCAAGGTTCAGTTTCTCATGATAGTTTCACAATTTTAGTTAGAGATGTATGCCTTCTTTTGTTGCTGTACAACTTAGTTACTTCATATTTTGGCAGATAACTTGCTTATGTGTCTGCTCTAACTCTTCGATTATTGAACTGTAGGGAGTGCTGGCGATGTGCTAGAAGACAATCCCGTGGGAAGGTTAAAAGTTTTCATCTATGACTTACCAAGGAAGTACAACAAGAAGATGGTCGCCAAGGATCCTCGATGCCTCAATCACATGTTTGCTGCAGAAATATTCATGCATCGTTTCTTGCTGTCAAGTGCCGTGCGGACACTCAATCCCAAGGAGGCTGATTGGTTCTATGCACCCGTTTATACTACTTGTGACCTAACTCCTGCTGGACTTCCCTTGCCTTTCAAGTCACCACGGGTTATGAGGAGTGCAATCCAATATATTTCAAATAAATGGCCCTTTTGGAACAAAACTGATGGCGCAGATCACTTCTTTGTTGTCCCGCATGATTTTGGGGCCTGCTTTCACTATCAGGTGAGTTCACTAATCGCTCAGCCTACGATATTCACCTAGGGTTTGTCAGTGcatgattttttctttttggatttCAGTACACCTCTTACGGAGGTCATAATTAGGATTTTATCCTGCCTTATTCAACTTTTTTGCTCAGAAGTTGTCTGTGTGCTTTCAGGAAGAAAAAGCAATTGAACGTGGAATTCTCCCATTGCTGCAAAGGGCTACATTGGTGCAAACTTTTGGACAGGAGAATCATGTTTGCCTGAAGGAGGGATCTATCATCATTccaccctttgctcctcctcAGAAAATGCAGGCTCACCTGATCCCTCCTGATACTCCACGTTCAATCTTCGTTTATTTTAGGGGTCTATTCTATGACACTGGAAACGACCCTGAGGGTGGTTACTATGCAAGGTATCAGTGCTTTTAAACTTTTGGTGAAGTGATTTTTTCCTGATGGTTTGGTCCATTTACTCACTTAAATGATGTCATGCAGAGGTGCGCGCGCTTCCCTGTGGGAGAACTTCAAGAACAATCCTCTGTTTGACATTTCTACTGAACACCCTGCCACGTACTACGAAGACATGCAGCGTGCAGTCTTTTGCCTGTGCCCATTGGGTTGGGCACCATGGAGCCCCAGGTTGGTTGAGGCTGTGGTGTTTGGCTGCATTCCAGTCATCATAGCTGATGACATTGTGCTGCCATTTGCTGATGCAATACCGTGGGAGGAAATTGGTGTTTTCATCGAGGAGAAGGATGTCCCAAAGTTGGACACAATCCTCACATCAATGCCTATTGAGGATATTTTAAGAAAGCAAAGATTGCTTGCAAATCCATCAATGAAGCAGGCTATGTTGTTCCCACAGCCAGCCCAAGCACGAGATGCATTCCACCAGATCTTGAATGGCCTTGCCCGCAAGCTCCCACACCCTGAGGGTGTATACTTACCACCTGGTGAGAAGCATCTTAATTGGACTGCCGGACCTGTTGGTGATCTGAAGCCGTGGTAGTGAAGAACTTCCATCCTGTTGGCCAATGTTTGCCACAGAAGCCCCATAGGATTAGTTCATACTTAATTATGTGTGATGTAAGAAATGCAGTGGCGCAGGTGCAAATACACCTCAGCCTTATCTAACATAATGAACAACTTGTAAGTTGGTATTTTAGAGAGAAATGAAATGGTATTGTTCATATGGAAATTCAAATCCATGGCGAGTTTTGGCTGCGGGATTTCGCTGCGGCATGCTTTCGGCTttgcagaagaagaattgATGGCAAGAATGCAACTGCAAACGTGGTAAGTCACAAGGCCGGAAGTAACATTAGATAGTAGATGGCAAAGTTAcatttttcatgtgttttGACACAGTTATGCAGCTTCGGTCACTTTGCCGATATCATGCCGGGTAACTGATATTATTGTTTGTGCATGTTGGGAATTATATCCAACATTACAGTGCATCCGGCCTGTCCGGTCCGGTGACTGCCCCTTCAGGCCTTCActtgatcatcatcatcatcatcagccgACTTGAACTGcttgagaagctgagcacagACAGGCAGCGGCACGTCCTTGAGGTAGCCGAGCGAGTTGGCCAAGCGCAGGTTGTCGCTGATGCCAATGTTCCTGGTGAGCTCGACACGGGCACGATCCCTGAGTGCCTGGATCTTGTTGCAGTCTGCGAGAGGGCTCTGGATGAGGACTACCTCGCAGATGTCCTCCGGGTGGCTGTCCTTGAGCTCGATCTTGTAAGTGCCAGTCTCGTCGGTCACACCGTCAAGGGCACGCTCGACTTTTTCGGTGCCGAAGCGCTTGCACTCCAGCCTGACCTTGGCACCTGCAGTCAATCAAGAAGCCAGCCAACTGAGCCACAATACTGAGTTCTGAAGAAAGGAACACattattgttttctttccagAGTTGTAGGTACTTGAACGTCTCTGCAGTTTCAGAATTCAGTTAACCGACGTCTCTGTTTCGGCTGTTCACAGAGTCAGAGACCTACATATCTGCAATACTCTCAGAAATGGATCGCGTACCTTTGATGTACGTGGTGACATTTGTCTCAAACCCTGCGCGGCACGTGTCGCAGTAGACCCGGCCCTGGACGATGTAGTCAGGAAGGTCGACGGCGTCAGAGGTGCCGGCAAGGCCAGCCATGATAACAGCGAGGGCGACCGCCGAAAGGATGCGGAGCGAGGCCATTGCGGCTATGTGGTTCTTTCCCTACCTTCGGTGAATGTTTTGCCTCTGAGCGGAGGTTGAATGTTTGGAGGGTAATCAAATGACATCTCCTGTGCTTAAATAACATTGGTGCCAGGAAGGTTTGCATGGCTGCGCACAGACGTAGGAAGCACGGGAGCACAATACCAACCGTTTCCTGGCCGAGTTTTGTGGAATTTAGCCGAGTTCTGTGCAGGTTTGTGTGGTCCACGAAAGTTCACCATTTTTCGTCCATTTTCAGAGCCTAGATGTATCGTTGTCTGGAGAAAAAAGACAGCTTTACATATCAACAATCTTGGTAACACTAACATCACACTAATTACAAACGATCAATCTTGGTAACACTAACATCACACTAATTACAAACGATCGAGAAGTCACTTGTTTTTAAGTTAGAAATCAGTCGACGTGTTTGGCCGTCGGATCTTAATCCCACGGCAGCACGTGGCAGAGTGGAGAACTGAAAATGGCCCTCAGATCATAATCCAACAATTTTGATAagtcaactgagatttaaaACTCAGGTGATTGAGAAATAGCAACGATCAATTACGAATGGCTTGGCGACCCCTTGACACTTTCAACAtctccaaaaagaaaaagaaaatagtgtCCAAAAGCAACCACAGCCACCAGATCAAGACCAAAAGGTGACCAAATCAGTCATCTTTTCTCCCTGAACCTGCAAACCTCAACCTCTCACTTTCCCGACACGATCAAACACGAAAATTTTGAGTTACGGCATCATTTGGTCACGCATTCAGAACAGGCGAACCCTTAACATACGTACTCCATCTCTCGTAGTACTACATCCGTAAGTTTGTCTAAATCAACGGCGTACGGCAATTAATTGGGTTAATTAACGACGTCTGGAACTCTGGATATCTCTCCACCCATCCGAGGAGGATGCACGTATAGTTCGGTTGCATACAAGGCTCGGCTCGGCGGCTGGGTTTGGCGGTCatgcggccggcggcgagggcacTTGGGCCGGGCCGCAGGCGGCGAGGCAGCCGATGTGGCGCTGGACGCAGGCCATGGTGCAGGGGGCCGCCTCGGCGCCCGGCCTGCTCCCGCACGCCGTGGCGCAGCCCACCAGCCCCGTGGCGCAGCCCACGATGCAGCCCGCGACGTCGGCGCTCCCGCCGATCTCCTGGTCGTCCGGGTCCGGCTCGGCCACCACGAAGGGCGccgcgacgacgaggaggaggaggaggaggaacgcGATGGCCGCGCGCCGAACGGCCAAGGCGCTAGCACTAGCAGTTGCCATGTGGAACTCCGGCTTTGGCGTCGTTCGAGCTTAGTTGTTTGTTGATTTGTGTGAGGGCGTACTGTGATGATCGAGATTTTGTGATCAGGccggccgggaggaggagggtttGTATAGGCGGCGGGAATCGGAAGGCTGATTGGCGGGGTGCTTCTTGGCATGGTTACCTTGTTGATCGAGCTTGTTCCCGGAAGCGCGCGCACATCCAAGACGGATGCTCGGCGCGACGGGGCAATGGGGAATGTGTGAGTGATGAGGCACCGATCTCTAAActattatttttaaataatGTCTATGAGGAACATTAATAAAAACGTTGAGATGGTCGAGTTGGTCTAAGGCGCCAGATTAAGGCTCTGGTCCGAAAGGGCGTGGGTTCAAATCCCACTCTCAACATTCTTTTTTTCGTCTTCTGCATTTACCTCTGTTTTTGTCTGTTCAAGTAAACTCAGGTGCCTTGCCCTGTTACTGTAGCTCTTAGTGTTCTCCTATCTGCTTTCCTAGTCAGTAACTTATGTAGCTTGCCCTTCTGGACTTGCATAGATTTGTAGTTCTCTGTAGGAGTATCAGCATTTTATTGCATTCCTTTCCCTGCATAGCTCACTCTGCTTAGACCAACAAGAATGACAGACAATTTATTTACTTTTGAGTAATGAATGTCAAATGTTCAGCCGACTGTTTGGAAGCAAACCACGGGCAAAAACATGTCAACACATCCAATCTGTAGCAATTATTCTCGTAAAAAGGATGTAGCAATTGGAATCACTTGCTACCCAGAGTAACTTTTCAGACGGGAATCGAAGGCTTTATTATTATTCAGAGCAACATGCCATGGCAGAAGATAGTACTACTACATTCTAGGATAGCCGGCATAAATTACTCATTTATTCCATGATAGCCTTCCTCCCAAGCGGAACGCCTCATGCCCGTGGCCGtgtggctggcggcggcggcacgataGTATAAGCTGCAACAACACAGCAGATGCAATCACTACATCAGTTATTAGTCCGTGCAACAAAAACAACGTTGAGAATCAGGCAGGGGCGCTAGCTAGATAGCTTACTCCCGCATTTGCTCCCGACGGGAAGGACGACGCCGGCGTCGCGCGCGCAGCGGACGAGCTTCTCGGGGCTGACCTGccgctcgtcggcggcggtgaggaCGCGGCAGATGCAGGGCATGTCCACCTTGTGCATCTCCCGGCGGCATTGCAAGTCCGGGATCACGTAAGGGCCCTGCTTCCTGATGCTGAACTTGCAGACGCGCATGATGTGATCCCTCTCGTCGTAGCAGTCCTTCTCCCCGGCCGCGAGCACGGCCAGGCCCAGGATCGAGGCCAACACCAGGAGCCGGAGGGCGAAAGCTCTTCCGGCGCCCATCTTTAGTCGTgctaagctagctaggacTACTTGGGTAGTTGGGTGGCAGTATTGGTCTTTGTGTAAGTGCACCGTGCTTGCAGCGAGCACTCGTATATATAGCCCTCTTGGCATGAAATTcagaaattaattaatcttCCAACAGCTAGGCGTTACTACACTAGGGCGTCTGATGACACTTAATTGAATCAGAGTTGTCAGGCTTCAAGTACACACGAGCCTCAAATATAGAGGCCAGCCTCCTACTTCCATAATGCAGCCaccaaaagaaagagaagcaaGCATGTAACAGCTCACATGGTGGAACTAAAATTAGAGGCTACACGGTTGGTCACGGCCGGAGACAGAAACGCCTCCTACTTATATAATGCTTACGGTAGGAGCTTCCCAGAGATGGATGGAAACTGTGTGCTGGGGAAATTAGCAAAGGCAGCTTTGAAAATCCTTTTTGCTATGGCAGCCTACTAATGGGCTTGTAAATGCATCGCGctatttctttctttaatcgatgttcaagaaaaaaaatttggaagCCTACCACTGCAGCCCTTGCTGATGCAGCAACAGTTAGCTGGGATGTTGTGGGGAGTACCGTGGCCCAGTTTTTTGGGAGGCTTATCTAAGAAGCTTCTCCCAGCTTTCACAAGAAGCCATTCCTTAAATTTGGTTAGGCTTACAAATTAGACGAGGCTAAACTAATTTGGAACCCGGCTTGAGAATCCAGTCCTATAAGCCAAAAAGAACGCAGCTtgaatgatactccctccgattcataaaaagtgtcgctcaCTCGGTATAAAATTTGTACCAACTTAACACAAAATGGATGACACTTTTTATGCATCGAAGagaatagaagaagaagacatgaATCGGTCCCAGTAAATATGGACTGATGAGTACTGGATCATTGTCTCCGATAGAATTCCATCATGGGGCAAAATAGCTTAAGACCTggaagttactccctccgtttcataaagattggcatggcAATCAACTAGAGCTCCTTGATTGCCATGCCAATTTTATGAAACGGCGGAAGTATACAACAAATGATCGCTTTGTATTTGATAAGATGCCATGAACCTATGATGGAGCTGATCCAAGTGGTCAAGACTTTCAGTCCTCGAAAAGAGTGCTCTCATCAAGCCTGAGTTGTTTCGGAACCATGGAAATATCACGAGTTAGGACACACAATTATCTGTAACTTGCTCTGTATGTTTGCAGTGCAAGAGTGTTTAGTTTGAGCTTTGGTCAAATTGTGGAGTGGTAATCATCCATTTGTGAATAATTTGTTCAATCCTTGTGGAGCTTTTATGGATGGTAGTGTAGTTATAAACTGGTGAGCTCTCACGTTCAACACCCTCAGAAATAtggttcagacttcagaacCGCGGGCATAGGGTAGGTGCAGAAGCTGTCTGTCCTTCTCCATAACACCGGCGACGGGGAATGCACGAACACGAGGTCGGGACCGCAGAGGcaagagaaaaacaacaaaacgGGAAGAAAAATCCAGTAAAGAAAATGAAAGAAGTTCCATGTTTCATCTCTAAATGTGCAGGCCCGGCCTGGGGGGTGCTGGTCCAGCTGTGCCGGACCTGAAGGTTGCAGCGCAGGCTTGCAGCTGCATCGTTCCTGCTGGACAACGAGAGCACCGAGGTTCCGGTCCGACTTCCGACCGAACCTCCGGTTGTTCTCTGTTACTCTTCAGAAAATTGTGGAACTTGCTGCGGGACTTCCAGATATTtaagaatatgcggaactttcggcctccaaccggaacttccggtgtgaTCGTTACAGATCTGACTTGTCCTAatgctcctgctatatataccccttgtaaGCCGCCGTTTTGGGCAGAATTCGCACGAGTTGAGTTCCTGAAATCTCTCTGGCATTGTAAACACTTCCTTATGgtgaagtttcgctggctggcgcccgtggtttttccctctcgttgtttgagagggttttccacgttaaatccgtggGTCTTTGTGCTGTGctttctttttcgttcttcgttcttgcttgtcgcattcataacaagtggtatcagagctccAGATTCCGCTTAGGGTTTGCGGAATGTCTACCTTGAAGTTCGATCTGCCGCAGCTGGACTACACCACACGATTCTCGTTGTGGCAAGTGAAGATGCGGGCGATTCTCGCCCAAACTTCAGATCTGGATGAAGCGCTTGATTCcttcggcaagaaggatgaaaaggaGTGGACTGCCGAAGAAAAACGCAAGATCGTAAGGCTTTGTCTTTTATTCAACTTCATAtgtccaataatattttgtaggaagtgttggaggagaaatccgcAGCAGCCATGTGGCTGAAACTGGAATCGATCTGCATGTCTAAAAATCTTACCAgt contains:
- the LOC100843417 gene encoding cytochrome b-c1 complex subunit Rieske, mitochondrial; amino-acid sequence: MLRVAGRRLSSSLSWRPAAAAGARGALAGAGGSGRDDDGSARQPRFAIESPFFSAARGFSSTETLVLQNQDAGLAELPATVAALKNPNSKVLYDQYNHERYPPGDPSKRAFAYFVLSGGRFVYASLLRLLVLKFVLSMSASKDVLALASLEVDLSSIEPGTTVTVKWRGKPVFIRRRTDDDIKLANSVDVASLRHPQQDAERVKNPEWLVVIGVCTHLGCIPLPNSGDFGGWFCPCHGSHYDISGRIRKGPAPFNLEVPTYSFLEENKLLIG
- the LOC100843114 gene encoding probable glucuronosyltransferase Os04g0398600, translating into MGSSTGWLPVALLLAAVALSSVLSPPAAAAAEADGADHAVQQHSERISGSAGDVLEDNPVGRLKVFIYDLPRKYNKKMVAKDPRCLNHMFAAEIFMHRFLLSSAVRTLNPKEADWFYAPVYTTCDLTPAGLPLPFKSPRVMRSAIQYISNKWPFWNKTDGADHFFVVPHDFGACFHYQEEKAIERGILPLLQRATLVQTFGQENHVCLKEGSIIIPPFAPPQKMQAHLIPPDTPRSIFVYFRGLFYDTGNDPEGGYYARGARASLWENFKNNPLFDISTEHPATYYEDMQRAVFCLCPLGWAPWSPRLVEAVVFGCIPVIIADDIVLPFADAIPWEEIGVFIEEKDVPKLDTILTSMPIEDILRKQRLLANPSMKQAMLFPQPAQARDAFHQILNGLARKLPHPEGVYLPPGEKHLNWTAGPVGDLKPW
- the LOC100830079 gene encoding pollen-specific protein C13; this translates as MASLRILSAVALAVIMAGLAGTSDAVDLPDYIVQGRVYCDTCRAGFETNVTTYIKGAKVRLECKRFGTEKVERALDGVTDETGTYKIELKDSHPEDICEVVLIQSPLADCNKIQALRDRARVELTRNIGISDNLRLANSLGYLKDVPLPVCAQLLKQFKSADDDDDDQVKA
- the LOC100830388 gene encoding uncharacterized protein LOC100830388 encodes the protein MGAGRAFALRLLVLASILGLAVLAAGEKDCYDERDHIMRVCKFSIRKQGPYVIPDLQCRREMHKVDMPCICRVLTAADERQVSPEKLVRCARDAGVVLPVGSKCGTYTIVPPPPATRPRA